The following are from one region of the Syngnathus acus chromosome 10, fSynAcu1.2, whole genome shotgun sequence genome:
- the ints6l gene encoding integrator complex subunit 6 — MPILVFLLDTSASMNQRTYLGTTYLDIAKGAVEVFMKLRARDPASRGDRYMLVTFDDPPYGVKAGWKENHATFMCELKNLQASGLTTLGHALRTAFDLLNLNRLVSGIDNYGQGRNPFFLEPSVIITITDGNKLTHSSGVPEELQLPLNSPLAGSELTKEPFRWDQRLFALVLRLPGAATADNEQLGSVPTDESAITQMCEVTGGRSYCVRTQRMLNQCLESLVQKVQSGVVINFEKSGPDPPLIGEDNSVESSRSAVSFSPQLWHSCHKLIYVRPNPKTGVPVGHWPIPESFWPDQNSPTLPPRTAHPVVRFSCVDCEPMVIEKLPFDKYELEPSPLTQYILERKSPHMCWQVFVNSSGKQSDLGQPFGYLKASTTLTCVNLFVMPYNYPVLLPLLDDLFKVHKLKPNLKWRQALEMYLKTMPPYYLLPLKKALRMMGAPNLIGDSMDCGLSYSVISYLKKLSQQAKIESERLIVSVGKKAPRETGMRVKNHSSSLSLAHRQDFKQLLHGITGEGPLRMVDINLKEFSGFQIALLNKDVKPQAYRNAYDIPRRNLLDQLTRMRSNLLRTSQKLIRGQDEDYLHSIPVAQMGNYQEYLKMMPSPLREIDPDQPKRLHTFGNPFKQDKKGMMIDEADEFVLGPQNKKRANSSDSNVGATLKRRRSMSPLLRRPQTPPVGTNHILIGKSPAGVSGQPNLLKVIPQHKGLDGNVVVTESNGDVAPGPESGENWPSEVDPVTGSQPSLNLEGKAPLEAVDREEEVNITKEKAVIQDTQEEQSLDERYNCERLSPQSQFDSADTDPAVLETIFIPPLDGSQAELRTRVIKEVRKPGRNFEAILGLLQQVKGPVNVQRYFIQHAIKEASRFKKRMLIQQLELTLVKLDEKHGKPSQLPSDPGS, encoded by the exons ATGCCGATTTTAGTTTTCCTGTTAGACACGTCCGCCTCTATGAATCAGCGCACTTATTTGGGTACGACGTATCTGGACATTGCTAAAGGCGCGGTTGAGGTCTTTATGAAG CTGCGTGCCCGAGACCCGGCTAGTAGAGGCGACAGGTACATGCTAGTTACATTCGATGATCCACCATACGGAGTGAAG GCAGGTTGGAAGGAGAACCATGCCACCTTCATGTGTGAGCTGAAGAACCTGCAAGCGTCTGGGCTGACGACATTAGGCCACGCTCTCCGCACAGCCTTTGACCTGCTTAACCTCAACCGCCTCGTCTCAGGCATCGACAATTATGGACAG GGCCGTAACCCTTTCTTCCTTGAGCCTTCTGTAATCATCACCATCACTGATGGCAACAAACTCACACACAGTTCCGGGGTCCCAGAGGag CTGCAACTGCCTCTTAACTCACCACTGGCTGGCAGTGAGCTCACCAAAGAGCCCTTCCGTTGGGACCAGAGGTTGTTTGCGCTGGTGCTTCGGCTCCCTGGAGCTGCTACTGCAGACAATGAGCAGCTTGGCAGCGTCCCCACCGATGAGTCTGCCATCACCCAAATGTGTGAAGTCACAGGAG GGCGATCATACTGCGTGCGAACACAAAGAATGCTGAACCAGTGTCTAGAGTCTCTTGTCCAAAAAGTCCAAAGTGGCGTTGTCATTAATTTTGAGAAAAGTGGGCCAGATCCACCTCTTATTGGGGAAG ACAACTCAGTGGAGTCAAGCCGCTCCGCTGTGTCCTTCAGTCCACAGTTGTGGCACAGTTGCCACAAACTCATCTATGTGCGCCCCAACCCCAAAACAGGGGTGCCAGTTGGGCATTGGCCCATACCGGAATCGTTCTGGCCGGACCAGAACTCTCCTACACTG CCCCCTCGTACTGCCCACCCTGTGGTGCGTTTCTCCTGTGTTGACTGTGAGCCAATGGTGATAGAAAAACTTCCGTTTGACAAATACGAACTAGAGCCCTCGCCTCTCACCCAATACATTCTGGAAAGGAAGTCTCCGCACATGTGCTGGCAG gtgtttgtgaacagcagcgGGAAGCAAAGCGACCTGGGACAGCCTTTTGGTTACCTTAAAGCCAGCACCACTCTCACTTGTGTCAACCTCTTTGTCATGCCTTATAACTACCCAGTGCTCCTTCCACTCCTTG ATGACTTGTTCAAAGTGCACAAATTAAAACCAAACCTCAAATGGCGACAAGCCTTGGAGATGTACCTAAAGACGATGCCTCCATACTACCTCTTG CCTTTGAAAAAAGCCCTGAGGATGATGGGGGCACCGAATTTAATTGGCGACAGCATGGACTGTGGTCTGAGTTACAGTGTCATCTCTTATCTGAAGAAGCTCAGCCAGCAG GCAAAGATCGAGTCTGAGCGCTTGATCGTATCTGTGGGGAAGAAGGCTCCCCGGGAAACTGGCATGAGGGTGAAGAACCACTCCAGTTCATTGTCTCTGGCCCACCGCCAAGATTTTAAGCAGCTACTACATGGAATCACTGGCGAGGGTCCACTTCGCATGGTGGACATCAACTTAAAGGAGTTTTCCGGATTTCAGATCGCCCTGCTCAACAAG GATGTGAAGCCTCAAGCTTATCGAAATGCCTACGACATTCCAAGACGGAATCTTCTGGATCAGCTGACTCGAATGCGCTCGAACTTACTGCGGACTTCACAGAAACTAATCAGAGGGCAGGATGAAG ATTACCTGCATAGTATCCCGGTGGCACAGATGGGCAACTACCAGGAGTACCTGAAGATGATGCCGTCTCCTCTGAGAGAAATCGACCCTGATCAACCGAAACGATTACACACCTTCGGGAATCCTTTCAAGCAAGATAAGAAG GGAATGATGATTGATGAGGCCGATGAGTTTGTCTTGGGCcctcaaaacaagaaaagggcCAATTCCAGTGACTCAAATGTGGGTGCCACACTGAAGAGAAGGCGGAGTATGTCACCGTTGCTACGGCGGCCCCAGACTCCACCGGTCGGCACCAACCACATTCTGATTGGAAAGAGTCCAGCTGGGGTTTCAGGGCAACCGAATCTCCTGAAAGTCATACCGCAGCACAAAG GGCTGGATGGCAATGTGGTGGTTACTGAGAGTAACGGTGATGTTGCTCCTGGGCCTGAGTCAGGGGAGAATTGGCCCAGTGAGGTGGACCCTGTCACAGGAAGCCAACCTTCGCTCAACTTGGAGGGAAAAGCTCCATTAGAAGCAGTGGATCGGGAGGAGGAGGTTAACATAACCAAGGAGAAAGCAGTGATTCAAGACACTCAAGAGGAGCAGTCACTCGATGAGAGATACAACTGTGAGCGGCTGAGTCCACAGAGCCAGTTCGATAGCGCAGATACGGATCCAGCAGTGCTGGAGACCATATTCATACCACCGCTAGATGGCAGTCAAGCAGAACTGCGGACACGGGTCATCAAGGAGGTCCGCAAACCTGGCAGAA ACTTTGAGGCAATACTAGGACTACTGCAGCAGGTGAAAGGACCGGTCAATGTCCAGCGCTACTTTATCCAACACGCCATCAAAGAGGCCTCCAG GTTCAAGAAGCGAATGCTGATCCAGCAGTTAGAGCTTACCCTTGTCAAGTTGGACGAAAAACATGGGAAACCATCACAGCTGCCCAGCGATCCTGGCAGTTAA
- the mospd1 gene encoding motile sperm domain-containing protein 1 — protein sequence MQQQHRQPELVEGNLPVFVFPTELVFYADEQTSHKQVLTLYNPYEFALKFKVLCTAPNKYTVVDATGAVKPHCCVDIVIRLRDVRPCHYGVYDKFRLQVSEQSQRKALGRKEVTATLRPSASQEPGGLRSQDDERRAKDQMADSEFFEQTVFQTESRPAAGGPSLLTVLLGLVCVAALMLPTLGEQESTVPVYLHLSVNKKLVAAYVLGLLTMVILRT from the exons atgcagcagcagcatcgaCAGCCTGAGCTGGTGGAAGGAAACCTTCCCGTGTTCGTGTTCCCCACTGAGCTCGTCTTCTACGCCGATGAGCAGACGTCTCACAAGCAGGTGCTCACCCTCTACAACCCCTATGAGTTTGCTCTCAAGTTCAAAG TGCTGTGTACAGCGCCAAACAAGTACACGGTGGTGGACGCCACCGGAGCTGTCAAGCCGCACTGTTGTGTTGATAT TGTAATCCGACTTCGAGACGTGCGACCATGCCACTACGGCGTGTACGACAAgttccgcctgcaggtgtcagAGCAAAGTCAGCGCAAAGCTCTGGGCCGCAAGGAGGTCACGGCAACGCTCCGTCCCTCCGCCTCCCAGGAGCCCGGCGGCCTCCGTTCTCAGGATGATGAGCGCAGGGCCAAAGATCAGATGGCGGACAGCGAGTTTTTTGAACAGACTGTTTTTCAAACAG AAAGTCGTCCTGCCGCCGGAGGGCCCAGTTTGTTGACGGTGCTACTGGGGCTGGTGTGTGTGGCCGCCCTGATGCTCCCAACTCTGGGGGAGCAAGAATCCACTGTGCCTGTCTACCTCCACTTAAGTGTTAACAAGAAACTTGTAGCTGCTTATGTTCTTG GACTTCTCACAATGGTCATCCTACGCACATGA